ATCCATGGCAAGCGCCCCGGCCCCACGATGTTTGTCAGCGCCGCCGTTCACGGCGACGAGGTGATCGGGGTCGAGATTGCGCGTCGGCTGCTGCGCACACCGCAGCTCGACAAGTTGCGGGGCACGTTGCTTGTCGTGCCCATCGTCAACGCCTTCGGCTTTCTGGCGCGCTCGCGCTACTTGCCGGATCGCCGCGACCTGAACCGCTGTTTTCCCGGCAGCGCAGGTGGATCGCTGGGATCACGGTTGGCACATATCTTCCTGCATGATGTCGTTCTGCGCTGCGATTTCGGCATTGATCTGCATTCGGCTGCGGTGCACCGGACTAACCTGCCCCAAATCCGCGTTACACCGGGCGACAAGATCACGGCAGCAATGGCGCGCAGCTTTGGTGCGCCGGTCATCCTGACATCCGCCCTGCGCGAAGGGTCCCTGCGGGGCGAGGCGGCAGCGCGCGGCACACCTGTCCTGCTCTATGAAGCCGGCGAAGGTCTGCGCTTTGACGAATTTGCCGTCCGCGCGGGTGTGGCCGGCATCCTGCGTGTCATGCGTGATCAGGGCATGCTTGCCGCCAAAGGCATCGCGCGGGCACGGGCACCGTCGCTGGTCTGCACGGGCTCTGGCTGGGTGCGGGCTCCGTCGGGCGGCCTGCTGCGCACGTTCCGGGCCGAAGGTGACGTGGTCGAAATGGGTGACCTGTTGGCGGCTGTGTCCGACCCTTCAGGATCAACCGAGACCGAATTGCTGGCCCCCGGTCCCGGCATCCTGATCGGACGTGCCGTGCTGCCCGTGGTGAACGAAGGCGACGCCGTGTTTCATCTGGCCGCGATCAGCCCAACCGCAGATGAAGACACGGTCGAGGTCATGTCTGCGCAGCTCGATGCCGACCCGCTTTTCGACGAAGACGAGATTATCTGAGGTCTACTGCGCCTCTTCCGCCAACCGCGTGAGAACGGCGGACACCGGGGCAAGGGCAACCCGCTCGGCCCGGTCCTGCAATCCCCACAGCAATAGGGCAGAGATTGTGTCGGGACGGACCCGGCCCACCATGATCACGCCGCCCTCCTGCCCGGCCCGGAAGGCCGCCTGATCCAGAAACCGGCGTATCACCGTCGGCGTCTGCCCGGCGCTGTCAAAATCGCGAAAGATCAGACCGGCAGGCACCCCATCGCGGACCGCAAGCTTCTGCGCGGTGTTCAGACCCTTCGATTGCAGGATCAGACCATGGCCGCTGTCCAATAGAGCAGCCGAGACCTGATCGGACGCATCGCGCGTTTCCTGCAAACCGGTGCCCGTGCCTTCC
The DNA window shown above is from uncultured Tateyamaria sp. and carries:
- a CDS encoding succinylglutamate desuccinylase/aspartoacylase family protein, which encodes MARVPFSLGDVTIAPGSSASVALPVSALPDHTPVSLRVEVIHGKRPGPTMFVSAAVHGDEVIGVEIARRLLRTPQLDKLRGTLLVVPIVNAFGFLARSRYLPDRRDLNRCFPGSAGGSLGSRLAHIFLHDVVLRCDFGIDLHSAAVHRTNLPQIRVTPGDKITAAMARSFGAPVILTSALREGSLRGEAAARGTPVLLYEAGEGLRFDEFAVRAGVAGILRVMRDQGMLAAKGIARARAPSLVCTGSGWVRAPSGGLLRTFRAEGDVVEMGDLLAAVSDPSGSTETELLAPGPGILIGRAVLPVVNEGDAVFHLAAISPTADEDTVEVMSAQLDADPLFDEDEII